From a region of the Alnus glutinosa chromosome 1, dhAlnGlut1.1, whole genome shotgun sequence genome:
- the LOC133851111 gene encoding kinesin-like protein KIN-12C isoform X4, with translation MGNIGMFPTEIQGSHFYFRILWVETQKQRLLQISANETLSTLKFAQRAKLIQNNAKVNEDASGDVTALQRQIQQLKGQLSILMKHNNLTRSISSYISPFEESGLNDLSEEYDSLGERKPTGNRKIHSPQSRKMKSMEATLVGALRREKMAETAVQKLEAEIGYVNRLACQREEDAQHTKMMLRFREDKIKQLELLVHGTLSSENYLMEENKALMEEIQLLRARIDRNPELTRFALENIRLQEQLQLFQNFYEQGEREMLLAEVSELRKQLLETLEGNVSFSARNDNQDSNTIKELEDCRIMNFKLIREVDELRTELRKYLNGSQAASDSVTSSFSKDSEEFRQTDNCSLVENIYIQSDFGEETTSCTQADDEALHNIIDKNVGDASVSQPIDTQKELIDARLLIEAMESEQIHLITELQHTQEENQRLMGMLSNKDKVDRQSILELQSHLLKSGDLKTQNMGLLMEGREDIERKVLQAKLDKMSKDLEEVRSLNNQYREDQAFHSSEQHQIELVCEQVEMETSRTILHLQEDVAALQLELHERFCNMTQENTSLRNTIAAKEEEIKALRMEWERATLELTSFLVDGSKSLKDASGQIEGIASSFPQASCCISEHVERAARVCMEKEESILLLEQSLEDAQMMVMEMELKLRSLKDATMALNEFQQLDTDERTEEAIHLSKLLYENTDMENMEDSECKIKKGQDTEAEQCANAAFLAGEWLSDCHKVAQRNDVEKDIPIPKLANPTDGGNHKISETKADTNVLALEYVKAQVQLARSGVLESENAINEFYTDIEMHVAALQIDVCKISSAYRELVQDLVEEIHETRKTYMEFRENHKNSLFYTVESPSMEWQKFLDLGNQDQTLTQIRDRLAETNDILNSIKDCINTKVNMCKCFSDSEDSIEADTWIMDCSISGSDVSTESVASGIKLDSISCTSCARFPPGINMMDLKVEGGLVVQSDDQESEKSKKLLEGSKAQREATRFCLRKELDMAFHDFSKLYVHLTTLLSESDVGDCSYPEELKQVIPSIELGMEEAEAGCYNTREVVADAKVDQPFSFLTKLEETSATMREADLMLNALLKANENAKQLTGMWKQTGEDLMVERASLIEEVEQLKSSLRLKEGENELLQDQIHYGLEEIVNSFSLLEGCFKQMQKVVDERFNMIYCDALSMGQEMLYLFSNSRSSLEDICTETMEKGFALFVLHQFHVGEFISKLPCFNAQPGLYPSRHQECCPVINLKNTCSSGKDDIMVADEKVMGEGDECEVVRELEEGEVSLSSDNLIYENLALKKELERKEVLLEGLLFDFRLLQESTSNTKDIKDETEKLIFSLSQVRHELEMKASQLDDMLVQYRKLEGHLAHTEKALFISNSDLEQANDTIDSYSNQNAELKVLLKDLYLKKSETEELLDEQKEMVKGLEKEILHLTSSVEKQSLSLVKGIEDELKRATSERDQLCEQVQSLNATLDMAYALADEKEAIAVEARQESEASKIYAEQKEEEVKILEHSVEELERTINVLEKKVYEMDEEVERHRLIRDSLELELQALRLTFSSVENFTGNVDSGNSNAEQPEEHISRQLHSRLLELHEAHNQIKLLEEEKADRDKQIKQYKEYISELVLHAEAQASQYQQKYKTLEAMVHEVKTDLSYSTSNAPSLDKAERSSMRTRGSSSPFRCITNLVQQMNLEKDQELSVARHRIEELEALVASQQKEVCMLNTRLAAAESMTHDVIRDLLGVKLDMTNYANLIEQYQVQRLVEEAHQQTGEFLAKEQEILNLRKRINDLLEERESCISEINKKESDIIAVEITVEQLRERDQLLSAQNEMLKMDKTNLKRRVAELDEMVKALLGPPSMQQQTQLTLKTKDNSSLKLGVGDADFTKRLAHSEKLLSHVNDEIAQYRGYRRSSGSHPNVRTYGHGLETKYRKHEA, from the exons ATGGGAAACATAGGCATGTTCCCTACAGAGATTCAAGGCTCACATTTCTACTTCAG GATTCTTTGGGTGGAAACTCAAAAACAACGATTATTGCAAAT CTCTGCAAATGAAACACTAAGCACTCTGAAGTTTGCCCAACGTGCCAAACTTATTCAGAACAAT gCTAAAGTGAATGAAGATGCGTCAGGTGATGTAACTGCACTGCAGCGGCAAATTCAGCAGTTAAAG GGCCAGTTATCCATTTTGATGAAGCATAATAACCTTACAAGGTCTATCTCAAGTTATATTTCACCTTTTGAAGAGTCTGGATTGAATGACTTGTCAGAGGAATATGACTCTTTAGGAGAAAGAAAGCCAACTGGTAACCGTAAGATACATAGTCCCCAAAGCAGGAAG ATGAAAAGCATGGAAGCTACTTTAGTTGGTGCTCTGAGGAGAGAAAAAATGGCAGAGACTGCAGTTCAGAAGTTAGAGGCTGAAATTGGATACGTGAACCGCTTG GCTTGCCAAAGGGAAGAGGATGCTCAGCATACTAAAATGATGCTAAGGTTTCGTGAGGACAAAATTAAACAACTTGAATTGCTAGTGCATGGCACCTTGTCTTCTGAGAACTATCTCATGGAAGAAAATAAGGCTCTAATGGAAGAAATTCAGCTGCTTCGGGCAAGGATTGATAGGAATCCAGAATTGACCCGATTTGCTTTGGAGAATATCAGACTTCAGGAGCAACTCCAACT atttcaaaatttttatgagcaaggagagagagaaatgttGCTGGCTGAAGTTTCAGAATTACGCAAGCAG CTTCTGGAAACACTTGAAGGAAATGTTTCGTTTTCTGCAAGAAATGATAATCAG GATAGTAATACTATAAAGGAGCTGGAAGATTGCAGGATTATGAATTTCAAACTGATTAG GGAAGTAGATGAATTACGAACAGAACTGAGAAAGTATTTGAACGGCAGCCAAGCTGCTTCTGACTCT GTTACAAGTTCTTTCTCCAAGGACTCTGAGGAATTTAGGCAAACAGATAATTGTTCATTG GTAGAAAACATATATATCCAAAGTGACTTTGGAGAAGAGACAACATCTTGCACCCAGGCAGATGATGAGGCACTGCACAATATAATTGACAAGAATGTGGGTGATGCTTCAGTGTCACAGCCTATTGATACTCAGAAAGAGTTGATTGATGCTAGATTGTTAATTGAAGCAATGGAGTCTGAGCAGATCCATCTAATTACTGAGCTGCAGCACACCCAGGAGGAGAATCAAAGACTCATGGGAATGTTAAGTAACAAGGACAAGGTAGACAGACAATCCATACTGGAACTTCAAAGTCATTTGCTGAAATCAGgtgatttaaaaacacaaaacatggGCTTGCTGATGGAGGGAAGAGAAGACATTGAAAGGAAGGTCTTGCAAGCCAAGTTGGACAAAATGAGTAAGGACCTTGAGGAGGTCAGATCACTTAATAACCAATATCGAGAAGATCAGGCATTCCATTCATCTGAGCAGCACCAAATCGAACTAGTCTGTGAACAGGTTGAGATGGAGACAAGcagaacaattcttcatttacAGGAAGATGTTGCTGCTCTTCAGTTAGAACTTCACGAAAGGTTTTGTAACATGACTCAAGAAAATACAAGTCTAAGAAACACAATAGCAGCTAAAGAGGAGGAGATAAAGGCACTTCGTATGGAGTGGGAAAGGGCAACCTTGGAACTGACGAGCTTCCTTGTTGATGGTTCTAAATCCCTCAAAGATGCATCTGGTCAGATAGAAGGTATTGCTAGTTCATTTCCCCAGGCTAGTTGTTGTATTAGTGAACATGTAGAGAGGGCTGCCAGAGTTTGCATGGAGAAGGAAGAAAGTATTCTACTCTTAGAACAGAGCTTGGAAGATGCACAAATGATGGTTATGGAAATGGAGCTGAAGCTACGTTCCTTAAAGGATGCAACAATGGCTTTGAATGAATTCCAACAACTAGATACTGATGAAAGAACTGAAGAGGCAATCCATTTAAGCAAGCTGTTGTATGAAAACACCGACATGGAAAATATGGAAGATAGTGAATGCAAAATCAAGAAGGGTCAGGATACTGAAGCAGAACAATGTGCTAATGCTGCTTTTCTAGCAGGTGAATGGCTTTCTGATTGTCACAAGGTTGCTCAGAGAAATGATGTGGAGAAAGACATTCCAATCCCGAAACTGGCTAATCCCACTGATGGGGGCAACCATAAAATTTCTGAGACAAAGGCTGACACTAATGTCTTAGCACTTGAGTATGTTAAGGCCCAAGTGCAGTTGGCCAGATCCGGAGTTTTGGAGTCTGAGAATGCTATTAATGAATTTTATACAGATATAGAAATGCATGTAGCAGCCCTCCAAATTGATGTCTGCAAAATTTCTTCTGCATATAGAGAGTTGGTTCAGGACTTGGTGGAAGAGATTCATGAAACAAGGAAAACATATATGGAATTCAGAGAGAACCATAAAAATTCTCTGTTCTACACAGTTGAATCACCATCAATGGAATGGCAAAAATTTCTGGACCTTGGAAACCAGGATCAAACGCTGACTCAGATAAGAGACAGACTTGCTGAAACAAATGACATACTGAACAGTATTAAAGATTGCATCAATACAAAAGTAAACATGTGTAAGTGTTTCTCGGACTCTGAAGATTCAATAGAAGCAGATACATGGATTATGGATTGTTCTATATCTGGCTCTGATGTTTCAACTGAAAGTGTTGCTTCAGGAATCAAATTGGATAGCATTTCATGTACTTCCTGTGCTAGGTTTCCTCCAGGGATAAACATGATGGACTTGAAAGTTGAAGGAGGCTTGGTAGTTCAATCTGATGATCAAGAATCAGAAAAGTCAAAGAAGCTCTTAGAAGGTTCAAAGGCTCAGAGAGAAGCAACAAGATTCTGCCTAAGAAAGGAATTAGACATGGCATTCCATGATTTTAGTAAACTATATGTTCATTTAACCACACTACTCAGTGAGTCAGATGTTGGAGATTGTTCTTACCCAGAAG AGTTGAAGCAAGTTATTCCATCTATTGAGTTGGGGATGGAGGAAGCTGAAGCAGGCTGTTATAATACAAGAGAG GTAGTTGCTGATGCAAAAGTTGATCAACCTTTTAGCTTTTTGACCAAATTAGAGGAAACAAGTGCAACAATGAGAGAAGCTGATTTGATGTTAAATGCTTTGCTGAAAGCAAATGAAAATGCAAAACAGTTGACTGGCATGTGGAAGCAAACTGGTGAGGATTTGATGGTAGAGAGAGCAAGCTTGATTGAAGAAGTTGAACAACTTAAGTCATCACTACGTTTGAAAGAAGGAGAGAATGAATTACTGCAGGATCAAATCCATTATGGCCTGGAAGAGATAGTGAACTCATTCTCTTTGCTTGAAGGCTGTTTTAAACAAATGCAAAAGGTTGTTGATGAGAGGTTCAACATGATATATTGTGATGCATTGTCTATGGGACAGGAGATGCTTTACTTATTTAGCAACTCCAGGTCATCACTAGAAGATATTTGCACTGAGACAATGGAGAAAGGATTTGCTTTGTTTGTGCTGCACCAGTTTCATGTAGGGGAGTTTATCAGCAAACTCCCATGTTTTAATGCACAACCTGGTTTGTATCCTTCCAGACATCAAGAATGCTGTCCagtaataaatttgaaaaatacttGCTCAAGTGGTAAGGATGACATCATGGTTGCCGATGAGAAAGTCATGGGGGAAGGAGATGAATGTGAAGTAGTCAGAGAGTTGGAAGAGGGAGAAGTGAGTTTGTCCAGTGATAATCTAATATATGAGAACTTGGCACTTAAGAAGGAATTGGAGCGGAAGGAAGTTTTATTGGAAGGTTTGCTATTTGATTTTAGATTGTTGCAGGAATCAACCTCCAATACAAAGGACATCAAAGATGAAACTGAAAAGCTAATATTTTCTTTAAGCCAAGTTCGCCATGAGTTAGAGATGAAAGCAAGTCAACTTGATGACATGCTGGTTCAGTATAGAAAACTTGAAGGTCATCTAGCTCATACTGAAAAGgctttgtttatatcaaattctGATCTTGAGCAGGCTAATGACACAATAGACAGTTATTCTAACCAAAATGCTGAGTTGAAGGTGCTTTTAAAAGATCTCTATCTAAAAAAATCTGAAACCGAAGAGCTATTGGATGAACAGAAGGAGATGGTAAAAggtttggaaaaagaaattctTCATTTAACTTCGTCAGTGGAAAAACAGTCACTCTCTTTGGTTAAAGGCATCGAGGATGAATTGAAGAGGGCTACCAGCGAAAGAGACCAACTCTGCGAACAAGTTCAATCCTTAAACGCTACGCTTGATATGGCTTATGCATTGGCTGATGAAAAGGAAGCTATTGCTGTTGAAGCTCGCCAG GAGTCAGAGGCAAGTAAAATATATGCTGAACAAAAGGAAGAGGAGGTTAAGATTTTAGAACATTCGGTTGAGGAGCTTGAGCGTACCATAAATGTATTGGAGAAAAAG GTATATGAAATGGATGAGGAGGTAGAAAGGCATCGACTGATCAGAGATTCGCTGGAACTGGAACTTCAAGCTTTAAGACTGACATTTTCATCAGTTGAAAACTTCACAGGGAATGTGGATTCAGGAAACTCTAATGCTGAACAACCTGAAGAGCATATATCTAG GCAGCTGCACAGTAGATTACTAGAACTTCATGAGGCACATAATCAGATAAAACTTCTTGAAGAGGAAAAAGCAGATCGAGATAAACAG ATCAAACAATACAAAGAGTACATCTCCGAACTTGTATTGCATGCTGAAGCCCAGGCATCACAATACCAACAAAAG TACAAGACTTTAGAGGCCATGGTTCATGAAGTGAAAACAGATTTGTCATATTCAACATCAAATGCTCCATCATTAGATAAAGCTGAGAGAAGCTCAATGAGGACAAGGGGCTCCAGCTCTCCATTCAGATGCATCACAAATTTGGTTCAGCAAATGAATTTGGAGAAGGATCAGGAATTGTCAGTGGCCAGGCATCGTATAGAGGAGCTAGAGGCGTTGGTGGCAAGTCAGCAGAAAGAG GTATGCATGCTCAATACAAGGCTGGCTGCAGCAGAAAGCATGACACATGATGTCATCCGGGATTTACTTGGTGTGAAATTGGACATGACTAACTATGCA AACTTAATAGAGCAGTATCAGGTTCAAAGGTTAGTGGAGGAGGCTCATCAGCAAACAGGAGAATTCCTGGCAAAG GAGCAAGAAATTCTCAATTTGAGAAAGCGGATTAATGATCTACTTGAGGAAAGAGAGAG CTGCATATCAGAAATAAATAAGAAGGAATCAGATATAATTGCTGTCGAGATAACTGTAGAGCAACTCAGAGAGCGGGATCAATTGCTCTCTGCACAGAATGAGATGTTGAAG ATGGACAAGACCAACCTAAAGAGGAGGGTTGCAGAGCTGGATGAGATGGTAAAAGCACTTCTTGGACCACCAAGTATGCAACAGCAAACTCAACTGACCTTGAAGACCAAG